In Streptomyces sp. SID8374, one genomic interval encodes:
- a CDS encoding SCO6880 family protein, translating to MTTQSHTMTPRRTYLIGRARPNAIVGKNRETGEIALIIVGAFLGMMSGLLVPLLSLRIVCLVGFPLLALAIVYVPYKHRTFYKWFEINRSYKRSLRRGTAYRSGAMEAGISADGREVEIGPPPGIGRISWLAAPFGPDEIAVLLHADRRTVTAAIEIEGPGVGLRDSEDQEALVDRFGTLLKHVANGDGFVTRLQMLARTLPADPDAHAKDVAQRGDKSAPGWLQDSYDQLQSMVSTSSEQHRAYLVACMHYSRELAAEANAIARAARPHGGRRLDRDAGLAIVMARELTDICARLAEADIRVRQPLGQSRLASLVHSMYDPDHPIDHIQAMTKRNAWPAELDAVEPTFLQAKTRESTTRAPWCHATAWVKEWPMTPVGVNFLAPLLVHTPDVIRTVAVCMDLEPTEVAIERMLTEKTNDDAEASRQAKMNRTVDPRDIAAHGRLDQRGEDLASGAAGVNLVGYITVSSRSPEALARDKRTIRASAGKSYLKLEWCDREHHRAFVNTLPFATGIRR from the coding sequence TTGACGACTCAGTCCCACACGATGACGCCCCGCCGTACGTATCTCATCGGCCGCGCCCGGCCGAACGCGATCGTCGGCAAGAACCGCGAGACCGGCGAGATCGCCCTGATCATCGTCGGCGCGTTCCTCGGCATGATGAGCGGACTCCTCGTCCCCCTCCTCTCCCTCCGCATCGTCTGCCTCGTGGGCTTCCCGCTCCTCGCCCTCGCCATCGTCTACGTCCCGTACAAGCACCGCACGTTCTACAAGTGGTTCGAGATCAACCGCAGCTACAAGCGCTCCCTGCGCCGCGGCACCGCCTACCGCTCCGGCGCCATGGAGGCCGGCATCAGCGCCGACGGCCGCGAGGTCGAGATCGGCCCGCCCCCCGGCATCGGCCGCATCAGCTGGCTCGCCGCCCCCTTCGGCCCCGACGAGATCGCCGTACTCCTCCACGCCGACCGCCGCACCGTCACCGCCGCCATCGAGATCGAGGGCCCCGGCGTCGGCCTCCGCGACAGCGAGGACCAGGAGGCCCTGGTCGACCGGTTCGGCACCCTCCTCAAGCACGTGGCCAACGGCGACGGCTTCGTCACCCGCCTCCAGATGCTCGCCCGCACCCTCCCCGCCGACCCCGACGCCCACGCCAAGGACGTCGCCCAGCGCGGCGACAAATCGGCCCCCGGCTGGCTCCAGGACTCCTACGACCAGCTCCAGTCCATGGTCTCCACCTCCAGCGAGCAGCACCGCGCCTACCTCGTCGCCTGCATGCACTACAGCCGCGAGCTCGCCGCCGAGGCCAACGCCATCGCCCGCGCCGCCCGCCCCCACGGCGGCCGCAGACTCGACCGCGACGCCGGACTCGCCATCGTCATGGCCCGCGAGCTGACCGACATCTGCGCCCGCCTCGCCGAGGCCGACATCCGGGTCCGCCAGCCGCTCGGCCAGAGCCGCCTGGCCTCCCTCGTGCACTCCATGTACGACCCCGACCACCCCATCGACCACATCCAGGCCATGACCAAGCGCAACGCCTGGCCCGCCGAACTGGACGCGGTGGAGCCCACGTTCCTCCAGGCCAAGACCCGCGAGTCCACCACCCGCGCCCCCTGGTGCCACGCCACGGCCTGGGTGAAGGAGTGGCCGATGACCCCCGTCGGCGTCAACTTCCTCGCCCCGCTCCTCGTCCACACCCCCGACGTCATCCGTACGGTCGCCGTCTGCATGGACCTCGAACCCACCGAGGTCGCCATCGAACGCATGCTGACCGAGAAGACCAACGACGACGCCGAGGCCAGCCGCCAGGCCAAGATGAACCGCACCGTCGACCCCCGCGACATCGCCGCCCACGGCCGACTCGACCAGCGGGGTGAAGATCTCGCCAGCGGCGCGGCCGGGGTCAACCTGGTGGGGTACATCACGGTGTCGTCCCGCTCACCCGAGGCCCTCGCCCGCGACAAGCGGACGATCCGCGCCTCGGCCGGCAAGTCGTATCTCAAGCTGGAGTGGTGCGACCGCGAACACCACCGCGCCTTCGTGAACACGCTCCCGTTCGCCACCGGCATCCGCCGCTGA
- a CDS encoding ATP-binding protein — protein MRDPLSALSDAFTSFLFGKVETTRLPVRTSTGQAQAVYLPTAAPGLGDSGVIIGREVYSGKGYIYDPFQLYGQQLPAPHWLVLGESGNGKSALEKTYVLRQLRFRDRQVVVLDAQGEDGVGEWNLIAQELGITPIRLDPTAALNGGIRLNPLDPSITTTGQLALLRTIIEVAMGHGLDERSGFALKVAHAYVTATITDRQPVLMDIVEQLRHPKPESAEAMNVDIDDVRAWGLDVALVLDRLVDGDLRGMFDGPTTVGIDLDAPLIVFDLSHIDRNSIAMPILMAIVGVWLEHTWIRPDRKKRIFLVEEAWHIINSPFVAQLFQRLLKFGRRLGLSFVAVVHHLSDVVDGAAAKEAAAILKMASTRTIYAQKSDEARATGRVIGLPRWAVEIIPTLTPGIAVWDVNGNVQVVKHLITEAERPLVFTDRAMTEGSSDDLLPEDIRAAELEAEQRAARIENQQRIDDSSRSTVA, from the coding sequence ATGCGAGACCCCCTGTCCGCATTGTCGGATGCCTTCACCTCCTTCCTCTTCGGCAAGGTGGAGACGACCCGCCTCCCCGTCCGTACGTCGACGGGCCAGGCCCAGGCCGTCTACCTCCCCACCGCCGCCCCCGGCCTCGGCGACTCCGGCGTGATCATCGGCCGCGAGGTCTACAGCGGCAAGGGCTACATCTACGACCCCTTCCAGCTGTACGGGCAGCAGCTCCCCGCCCCCCACTGGCTGGTCCTCGGCGAGTCCGGCAACGGCAAGTCGGCGCTGGAGAAGACCTACGTCCTGCGCCAGCTCCGCTTCCGCGACCGCCAGGTCGTCGTCCTGGACGCCCAGGGCGAGGACGGCGTCGGCGAATGGAACCTCATCGCCCAGGAGCTGGGCATAACCCCCATCCGCCTGGACCCGACCGCAGCCCTCAACGGCGGCATCCGCCTCAACCCCCTCGACCCCTCCATCACCACCACCGGCCAGCTCGCCCTCCTCCGTACGATCATCGAAGTCGCGATGGGCCACGGTCTGGACGAGCGTTCCGGCTTCGCGCTGAAGGTAGCCCACGCCTACGTCACCGCGACCATCACCGACCGCCAGCCGGTCCTGATGGACATCGTGGAGCAGCTGCGCCACCCCAAGCCCGAGTCGGCCGAGGCGATGAACGTCGACATAGACGATGTACGGGCCTGGGGCCTGGACGTCGCCCTCGTCCTGGACCGGCTCGTCGACGGCGACCTGCGCGGCATGTTCGACGGCCCCACCACCGTCGGCATCGACCTCGACGCGCCCCTCATCGTCTTCGACCTCTCGCACATCGACCGCAACTCGATCGCGATGCCGATCCTGATGGCGATCGTCGGCGTCTGGCTGGAACACACCTGGATCCGGCCCGACCGCAAGAAGCGCATCTTCCTGGTCGAGGAGGCGTGGCACATCATCAACTCCCCCTTCGTCGCCCAGCTCTTCCAGCGCCTGCTGAAGTTCGGACGCCGGCTCGGCCTCTCCTTCGTCGCCGTCGTCCACCACCTCAGCGACGTCGTGGACGGAGCAGCGGCGAAGGAAGCGGCGGCCATCCTCAAGATGGCCTCCACCCGCACGATCTACGCCCAGAAGTCCGACGAGGCACGCGCCACCGGCCGGGTCATCGGGCTGCCCCGCTGGGCGGTCGAGATCATCCCGACCCTCACCCCCGGCATCGCGGTCTGGGACGTCAACGGCAACGTACAGGTCGTCAAACACCTGATCACCGAGGCCGAACGCCCCCTCGTCTTCACCGACCGCGCCATGACCGAGGGCTCCTCGGACGACCTGCTCCCGGAGGACATCCGCGCCGCGGAGCTGGAGGCGGAGCAACGGGCGGCCCGGATCGAGAACCAGCAGCGTATCGACGACTCGTCCCGGTCCACGGTGGCCTGA
- a CDS encoding type IV secretory system conjugative DNA transfer family protein: MARRAAPGPGPGPEQDPRYDRRNHPRPGPGHRPRPRHEDSSTGGIPDGLLVGLIGFLFAATLLAWAATGLAGLLAHGSWPDGVTFTRTPLALRELATAPQDLPGAWPHTPASQLSGYGLFWGLFIGELMVLVVLTVFALGSVARWRTVRERRREERLYGTPHEAHEAHEPYETSEAYETYGPQEAHQPHTTAKPHDTPQPRHTPAPAQHQHQAAPSFTKTTPEAPTAPLTLPSPRTPLLVYASAPARRPTVVQAIQDAEGPALVVTSDPTVWAETKDARAKLGPVLVYDPGHLCDTPARLHWPPTAGCEDPDTAAVRAAALLAPVRPQARIDAAVADTAQTLLQCWLHAAAVDGRPFRQVARWASGAAAHEPVRLLRTHPKAASGLAGLLESALTGYPERREVAQELNVRAFSALSSVHIREACTANRSDSAALESFAREGGTLYVVGEPIEDPRTRPGAMPLLTALASHVVEYGRRMAARSSDGRLDPPMTLVLDDVAAVAPLPQLPELLAKGQELGMPAIALLRSREQGRARWQQHLHAPAAGTP, translated from the coding sequence ATGGCACGCCGAGCAGCCCCCGGACCGGGCCCGGGCCCGGAGCAGGACCCCCGGTACGACCGGCGGAACCATCCGCGCCCCGGCCCCGGCCACCGCCCCCGGCCCCGCCACGAGGACTCCAGCACGGGCGGCATCCCCGACGGGCTGCTGGTCGGCCTGATCGGCTTCCTGTTCGCGGCGACCCTGCTCGCCTGGGCGGCCACGGGTCTGGCCGGCCTCCTCGCGCACGGGTCCTGGCCGGACGGCGTCACCTTCACCCGGACCCCGCTCGCCCTGCGCGAACTGGCCACCGCACCGCAGGACCTCCCCGGCGCCTGGCCCCACACGCCCGCCTCCCAGCTCTCCGGGTACGGCCTGTTCTGGGGGCTGTTCATCGGCGAGCTGATGGTGCTGGTGGTGCTGACCGTGTTCGCCCTCGGGTCCGTGGCCCGATGGCGGACCGTACGGGAACGGCGCCGCGAGGAACGCCTGTACGGGACACCCCACGAGGCACATGAGGCACACGAGCCATACGAGACGTCCGAGGCATACGAGACGTACGGGCCCCAAGAGGCACACCAGCCCCACACGACCGCCAAGCCCCACGACACGCCCCAGCCCCGCCACACTCCCGCTCCCGCCCAGCACCAGCACCAGGCCGCCCCCTCCTTCACCAAGACCACACCGGAGGCGCCCACCGCGCCCCTCACCCTGCCCTCCCCCCGCACCCCCCTCCTCGTCTACGCCTCCGCTCCCGCCCGGCGCCCCACCGTCGTCCAGGCCATCCAGGACGCCGAGGGCCCCGCCCTGGTCGTCACCTCGGACCCCACGGTCTGGGCCGAGACGAAGGACGCCCGCGCCAAGCTGGGCCCGGTCCTCGTCTACGACCCCGGCCACCTCTGCGACACCCCGGCCCGCCTCCACTGGCCGCCCACCGCAGGCTGCGAGGACCCCGACACGGCCGCCGTACGCGCCGCCGCCCTCCTCGCCCCGGTCCGCCCGCAGGCCCGGATCGACGCGGCGGTGGCCGACACCGCACAGACCCTCCTCCAGTGCTGGCTGCACGCCGCGGCGGTGGATGGCCGCCCGTTCCGCCAGGTCGCCCGCTGGGCCTCGGGCGCCGCCGCCCACGAACCCGTACGCCTCCTCCGTACGCACCCCAAGGCCGCCTCCGGCCTCGCCGGGCTCCTAGAGTCCGCGCTCACGGGGTACCCGGAACGGCGGGAAGTGGCGCAGGAGTTGAACGTACGGGCCTTCTCGGCCCTCTCATCGGTGCACATCCGCGAGGCCTGCACGGCAAACCGATCGGATTCGGCCGCGCTGGAATCTTTTGCCCGCGAGGGGGGAACGCTCTATGTGGTCGGTGAACCCATCGAGGATCCCCGCACCCGCCCCGGCGCGATGCCCCTCCTCACCGCGCTCGCCTCACACGTGGTCGAGTACGGCCGCCGCATGGCCGCACGGTCATCCGACGGTCGGCTCGACCCACCAATGACGCTGGTCCTGGACGACGTGGCCGCCGTGGCACCGCTCCCCCAGCTCCCTGAACTGCTGGCGAAGGGCCAGGAGTTGGGCATGCCCGCGATCGCCCTCCTCCGCTCCCGCGAGCAGGGCCGGGCCCGCTGGCAGCAACACCTGCACGCCCCGGCCGCAGGCACCCCCTGA
- a CDS encoding GNAT family N-acetyltransferase — translation MDYVMRSVRAEEWPLARQLRLEALRDPAAPVAFLDSYEAAVVRPDAFWQERTAAAAEGGDVRQFVAESPEGEWVGTVTVLVERPEDEVRFGEAPVMDQGHLVGVFVRPEVRGTGVADALFRVAVDWAWSLSAPRLERVRLYVHEDNPRAAAFYRRFGFVPSGQRMAVPGERGGPGGQVEWELEYVMERG, via the coding sequence ATGGACTATGTGATGCGTTCCGTACGGGCCGAGGAGTGGCCGCTGGCCAGGCAGCTGCGGCTGGAGGCGTTGCGGGACCCAGCGGCTCCCGTGGCGTTCCTTGACTCGTACGAGGCGGCCGTCGTGCGGCCGGATGCCTTCTGGCAAGAGCGTACGGCCGCGGCCGCCGAGGGCGGGGACGTGCGGCAGTTCGTCGCGGAGTCGCCCGAGGGGGAGTGGGTGGGCACGGTCACCGTGCTGGTGGAGCGCCCGGAGGACGAGGTGCGCTTCGGGGAGGCTCCTGTGATGGACCAGGGGCATCTGGTGGGGGTCTTCGTCCGGCCGGAGGTGCGGGGGACCGGGGTGGCGGACGCCTTGTTCCGGGTGGCCGTCGACTGGGCCTGGTCGCTGTCCGCGCCCCGGCTGGAGCGGGTGCGCCTGTATGTGCACGAGGACAACCCGCGGGCGGCGGCGTTCTACCGGCGGTTCGGGTTCGTACCGTCGGGGCAGCGGATGGCGGTGCCGGGTGAGCGGGGCGGGCCGGGCGGGCAGGTCGAGTGGGAGCTGGAGTATGTGATGGAGCGGGGGTAG
- a CDS encoding ABC transporter ATP-binding protein has translation MIKAYGLTKRYGDRTVVQDLDFTVHPGTVTGFLGPNGAGKSTTMRMLLGLDTPTRGRSTVGGRAYAAHGAPLTQVGALLEARSVHPGRSARNHLLALAHTHGIPRRRVEEVIALAGLTEAAHRRVKGFSLGMGQRLGIAAALLGDPATVILDEPVNGLDPEGVLWIRTLLRSLAAEGRTVLVSSHLMSEMALTADHLIVIGRGRLLADTTVDELVRQAGGASVKVATPQPESLRRYLAAPGVEITASADGLRVRGTDAAHIGAVAAEHGITLHELTPQTVSLEQAFMDLTQDATDHRSQPPATTPHAHLTGAAA, from the coding sequence ATGATCAAGGCATACGGACTCACCAAGCGGTACGGCGACCGAACCGTCGTCCAGGACCTCGACTTCACCGTCCACCCCGGTACGGTCACCGGCTTCCTCGGCCCCAACGGCGCCGGGAAGTCCACCACGATGCGCATGCTCCTCGGCCTCGACACCCCGACCCGCGGCCGCTCCACCGTCGGCGGGCGCGCCTACGCCGCCCATGGAGCACCCCTCACCCAGGTCGGCGCCCTGCTGGAGGCCCGTTCCGTCCACCCCGGCAGATCCGCCCGCAACCACCTGCTGGCCCTCGCCCACACCCACGGCATCCCGCGCCGCCGCGTCGAGGAGGTCATCGCCCTCGCCGGCCTGACCGAGGCCGCCCACCGGAGGGTCAAGGGCTTCTCGCTCGGCATGGGCCAACGGCTCGGCATCGCCGCCGCACTCCTCGGCGACCCGGCCACCGTCATCCTGGACGAACCGGTCAACGGCCTCGACCCGGAGGGCGTGCTGTGGATCCGCACCCTGCTCAGGTCTCTCGCCGCCGAAGGCCGTACGGTCCTCGTCTCCTCCCACCTGATGAGTGAAATGGCCCTCACCGCCGACCACTTGATCGTCATCGGCCGGGGCCGCCTCCTCGCCGACACGACGGTCGACGAGCTGGTCCGCCAGGCGGGCGGCGCCTCGGTGAAGGTCGCCACCCCACAACCTGAGTCGCTACGTCGGTACTTGGCGGCCCCGGGCGTGGAGATCACCGCATCGGCCGACGGACTCCGCGTCCGGGGCACGGACGCGGCCCACATCGGCGCCGTGGCCGCCGAGCACGGGATCACCCTCCATGAACTGACCCCGCAGACCGTCTCGTTGGAGCAGGCGTTCATGGACCTCACCCAGGACGCGACCGACCACCGGTCACAGCCACCGGCCACCACTCCCCACGCTCACCTCACCGGAGCCGCAGCATGA
- a CDS encoding ABC transporter permease — protein sequence MTTTTPHAATPARQAPRYRITPARVLRSEWHKIRSLRSTWITLTTAAALVLGVGLIMGGTYTSGGGDSDIDTVIMTLYGSMLGQLCLVVLGILMTAGEYATGMIRSSLTAVPARLPVLWAKAAVFTATAFSVMFATGLITFTAAQLFLHDTDQAASLTDPGVLRAVAGTAAGVTLMGLLALGLGALLRSVPGAIGAFIGGVMLLPEILGMLPYDTVEQAVRYFPTQAAGALGSATPLPDAAPPAAALLALSLWVAAVLATAAWTLRRRDA from the coding sequence ATGACCACCACGACACCGCACGCCGCCACTCCCGCACGGCAAGCACCCCGGTACCGCATCACCCCGGCCCGCGTCCTCCGCTCCGAATGGCACAAAATCCGCTCCCTGCGCTCCACTTGGATCACCCTGACCACAGCAGCCGCGCTGGTCCTGGGAGTCGGCCTGATCATGGGCGGCACGTACACCTCCGGCGGCGGGGACTCCGACATCGACACGGTCATCATGACCCTGTACGGCAGCATGCTCGGCCAGCTCTGCCTGGTGGTGCTGGGCATCCTGATGACGGCGGGCGAGTACGCGACCGGCATGATCCGCTCCTCCCTCACCGCCGTACCGGCCCGGCTCCCCGTCCTGTGGGCCAAGGCCGCGGTCTTCACGGCCACCGCGTTCTCGGTCATGTTCGCGACGGGCCTGATCACCTTCACCGCGGCCCAGCTCTTCCTCCACGACACCGACCAGGCGGCCTCGCTCACCGACCCGGGAGTGCTGCGCGCCGTGGCGGGCACCGCGGCGGGAGTCACCCTGATGGGCCTCCTGGCGCTCGGCCTCGGCGCCCTCCTGCGCTCGGTACCCGGCGCGATCGGCGCGTTCATCGGCGGGGTCATGCTCCTCCCCGAGATCCTCGGGATGCTCCCGTACGACACGGTGGAGCAGGCCGTCCGGTACTTTCCCACCCAGGCGGCCGGCGCACTCGGCTCCGCCACACCGCTTCCGGATGCGGCGCCCCCCGCCGCAGCTCTGCTCGCCCTCTCCCTGTGGGTGGCGGCCGTCCTGGCGACGGCGGCTTGGACGCTGCGCCGCCGGGACGCCTGA